In Chthoniobacterales bacterium, one DNA window encodes the following:
- a CDS encoding autotransporter-associated beta strand repeat-containing protein codes for MTPKLLGACFLLATTFSVCAAGPDLDHDGIPNRFDRDVDNDGIPNRLDPNIDGGFCRKGPLRGHYIGDHLKNNSRHEHDMDGDGIVNSRDRDMDGDGIRNEDDSDANDDGVDDSLESGDLTKSGVGTLTLSGNNTYTGGTTVSAGTLTLAGSGSSSGVINTNSSVTVGSVTTLLLPHGTITITTPITFEITTAIIANGTTISIPEDWTAHGGVLVYQGTSYTTNADIIAAGLPVTFRPATN; via the coding sequence ATGACCCCCAAGCTGCTCGGTGCATGTTTTCTTTTGGCCACCACCTTTAGCGTTTGCGCTGCCGGCCCCGATCTGGATCACGACGGCATCCCGAATCGCTTCGATCGCGACGTGGACAACGACGGCATCCCGAATCGTCTCGACCCGAATATCGACGGAGGTTTCTGCCGCAAAGGCCCATTGAGAGGCCACTACATCGGTGATCATCTGAAAAATAATTCCCGTCACGAGCACGACATGGACGGCGATGGCATTGTCAATTCCCGCGACCGCGACATGGATGGCGATGGCATTCGCAATGAGGATGACTCAGACGCCAATGACGATGGAGTGGATGACTCGCTGGAGAGCGGTGATTTAACAAAAAGCGGCGTAGGCACACTTACCTTAAGCGGAAATAACACTTACACAGGTGGAACGACCGTCAGCGCAGGAACGCTGACGCTGGCTGGATCGGGCTCCAGCTCAGGAGTCATCAATACTAACAGTTCAGTTACGGTTGGCAGCGTGACCACGTTGCTGTTGCCTCACGGCACCATCACGATCACCACCCCCATCACCTTCGAGATCACGACGGCGATAATTGCCAACGGCACCACCATTTCCATCCCTGAAGATTGGACTGCCCATGGCGGTGTCCTCGTTTACCAAGGCACCAGCTACACGACCAATGCCGACATCATCGCCGCGGGACTTCCGGTGACGTTTCGGCCTGCGACCAATTAG